The Deltaproteobacteria bacterium DNA segment ACCGCGGTACCGAATTTCTTATGGGTTCGAACCCGCGTTTCTGGATACGCCTCGGCGTACCTCAGGGCAAAATCAATGCCGCTGCCTTCCACGACAACGTCGATATCCAGGTTCTGCTTTCTGAGCAACAGATCCCGGACAAAACCTCCAACCGCATAGATGTTGAATTCCACCTCGTCCGCAACGCGCCCCAGAGACTTCAAAAGGTCAATGATGTTCCGCCCTAATCGTTCCCTCATCAAGGCGGCCAGGTTCTTCTTCCGCACATAACCGCTTCTTCTGGGGGAATCGAACAGGTATTGAGGTATGGAAGGATTATCGACGAGCGTGCTTAACAAGTCGGTTCGAGTAATGATCCCCACCAGCTTATCGTCTTCCACTACGGGAAGAACACGCTGGTTATCCCCGACGATCCTGTCCTGGATCTCGGCCACGCCCGCGTCGGGCGCCACGGACTCGAAGTCGCTGTTCATGTATTCCGTTACGCGTAAGTCCTTTAATCCGTGGAATGCGGCCTTTTCCGCCACCTGTCGCGAAAGGTATCCGAGCATCGTGCCTTTCTCAACGATGGGGATCACGTTGATGTTATACCTCAGCAGGGTATCCGCCGCCGCGCCCATGGTCGCTTCCGGGCCGATATAGACCACTGGATAACTCATAATGTCCCTGGCCGTTCTGCTCGCGTTCACCTTACCCTTCAGAAGACGGATCAGCTTCTGTTCCAGCTCGCCCAACGGTTGTTCCTTGACCGATGCGGAGCCGGCCGTCGGATGACCGCCTCCTCCCAACGGCACCAGGATATCACCGACATTCACCTCCGGTATGCGGCTCCTCCCAACCACGAAGACCCGGTCGTCCATCTGGGCCAAGGCGAAAACCGCGGACGTGCTCTCCATGTCCATGAGTTTATGCACCAACACGGCGAAATCACCCACGTACGTTTCTGAAGCCACTTTGGTCAGCAGCACTTCCACCCCGTTCACCACGATCCGTTCCGCCGACTCGATCATTTCATTCAGCAACGATACCTGCTCGACGGATAGCTCGTAGGTCATCATATCCTTTACGAGATCCAGATTCGCCCCTTTGCCCTTCAAGAATCCGGCGGCGTAATAGTCCTCTTCCGTTGTCGAAGAAAACGTAAACGCTCCCGTGTCCTCGTAAATGCCGAGGGCCAATATGGTGGCTTCCTCCGGAGTCAGCGGCAAACCCCGTTCCTGAATGATTCGGGTAAGAATGGTAGTGGTGGCCCCTACCTCCTTGATGACCTCCACTTCGCCCTTTATGTCATCCTTGGCGTTCGGATGGTGATCGTAGATGTGAATCGAAACCCCTTCCTTATCCACAACCTCCTCGAAACGTCCGATACGGGAGCGTTGGCGGGTATCCACCAGGATGAGCCGTGTCACCTCCTCCAGAGGCACGGACTTGAGCTTGGCTATGCCGAGGTCGTACACCATGGACTCGACGAAAAAATTCCGGAGATTCCGTTCCAATGACCCGGGAAAAACGGCTACGGCGTCAGGATAGAGCTTGCGAGCCGCTACCATGGACGCCAGGGCGTCGAAGTCCGCATTCAAATGACAGGTAATCACTTCCACTCGCGTCTCAAGCCTTTCGTCCGTGATCCGATTTCGAACAGCGGAAACTCAGATGAGAGTCCGATAATCCATGTTGCCAGAATGCGAACGACTTGGCAAACCAAACAGTAAGCAGCGACCGCAGCCCCGAACAAGGCATTTTCCTTGGAACGATCGGAGCCATTGGTAAGTTTGTAACCCAACGCATTTCATTTTCTTAATTCCGCCGCTCACCTCACCCTGTGCCCCCCACGCGTCAAATCGTCCAGGCGCCGGCTATGCATGGGTGGCCCGGACAACTTGTTGTCCGGGTCCGCAGGACAAGAGGCTTCTGTACGTTTTGAATAGTCAGGGCGCCTTCCCGCACTGCCTGAGTGGAGCCTCTTGTTGCTTCGCAACGCGGACAACGAGTTGTCCGCGCTACCCGTAGTAGGCTACTATCTTG contains these protein-coding regions:
- a CDS encoding CBS domain-containing protein: MEVITCHLNADFDALASMVAARKLYPDAVAVFPGSLERNLRNFFVESMVYDLGIAKLKSVPLEEVTRLILVDTRQRSRIGRFEEVVDKEGVSIHIYDHHPNAKDDIKGEVEVIKEVGATTTILTRIIQERGLPLTPEEATILALGIYEDTGAFTFSSTTEEDYYAAGFLKGKGANLDLVKDMMTYELSVEQVSLLNEMIESAERIVVNGVEVLLTKVASETYVGDFAVLVHKLMDMESTSAVFALAQMDDRVFVVGRSRIPEVNVGDILVPLGGGGHPTAGSASVKEQPLGELEQKLIRLLKGKVNASRTARDIMSYPVVYIGPEATMGAAADTLLRYNINVIPIVEKGTMLGYLSRQVAEKAAFHGLKDLRVTEYMNSDFESVAPDAGVAEIQDRIVGDNQRVLPVVEDDKLVGIITRTDLLSTLVDNPSIPQYLFDSPRRSGYVRKKNLAALMRERLGRNIIDLLKSLGRVADEVEFNIYAVGGFVRDLLLRKQNLDIDVVVEGSGIDFALRYAEAYPETRVRTHKKFGTAV